In Terriglobus sp. TAA 43, a single window of DNA contains:
- a CDS encoding thiamine pyrophosphate-dependent enzyme: MATRANAPQKTSQSALGSLSPEQLIHFFRLMYLSRKTDDREILLKRQQKIFFQISCAGHEALLVAAGLSLKPRYDWFFPYYRDRAFALAVGQTVKDQLLQAVGADDPGSGGRQMPSHWTSKELRLMSPSSATATQLLHAVGCAEAGRYFTHHPEAAKGNYGPGDYRAFKDVDFHKDEVVYTSVGEGSTSQGEFWEALNTASNAKLPVLFVVEDNGYAISTPVEANTPGGNISRLVANFPNFHFAEIDGTDPIASYEAMQEAVAYCRSGKGPAFVHGHVIRPYSHALSDDERWYRHSSELEADALRDPILKTEALLLRENILTEEQLQKLKTEVDDEVRQAADEALAAALPTVAGITKHVYSEDLDPTDSIFSTELNPVDKVDHTIADLINCTLRDEMERDDRIVIFGEDVADATRDEYLKSGEIKGKGGVFKITAGLQTQFGSDRVFNSPLAEANIVGRAIGMAARGLKPVVEIQFFDYIWPAVHQMRNELSNFRWRSNGNHSAPLVIRVPIGGYLTGGSIYHSQSGESIFTHTPGIRVVMPSSAQDFAGLLRTAIRCDDPVLFLEHKRLYREAYGRGPNPGPEYMIPFGKAKTVKPGSDLTVVTYGAVVPRALQAAQKLEREKGISAEIIDLRSLSPYDFETIAESVRKTNRVIIAHEDMRSWGFGAELAARISDELFHDLDAPVRRVAGMDTFVAYQPILEDAILPQPEHIYTAMVDLAAF; encoded by the coding sequence ATGGCAACACGCGCGAACGCACCACAGAAGACTTCACAGAGCGCACTCGGATCGCTCTCGCCGGAACAACTGATTCACTTCTTCCGCCTGATGTACCTTTCGCGGAAGACAGATGATCGCGAAATCTTGCTCAAACGCCAGCAGAAGATCTTCTTCCAGATCTCCTGCGCCGGCCACGAAGCGCTCCTCGTCGCCGCGGGACTTTCGCTAAAGCCGCGCTACGACTGGTTCTTCCCCTACTATCGTGATCGCGCATTCGCCCTTGCCGTCGGCCAGACGGTAAAGGATCAACTTCTGCAGGCAGTGGGAGCGGACGATCCCGGCAGCGGAGGACGCCAGATGCCTTCGCACTGGACCTCCAAGGAACTGCGACTTATGTCGCCTTCTTCCGCGACGGCCACGCAGCTTCTCCACGCCGTCGGTTGCGCGGAGGCAGGCCGCTATTTCACCCACCATCCGGAAGCTGCAAAAGGGAACTACGGCCCCGGCGACTACCGCGCTTTCAAGGACGTTGATTTCCATAAAGACGAAGTGGTGTACACCTCGGTAGGTGAGGGGTCCACTTCGCAGGGCGAATTTTGGGAGGCTCTGAACACAGCCTCCAACGCGAAACTTCCCGTGCTCTTCGTCGTGGAAGACAATGGCTACGCCATCTCCACGCCAGTCGAAGCGAACACGCCCGGCGGCAACATCTCGCGCCTCGTCGCGAACTTTCCCAACTTTCACTTCGCGGAGATTGACGGCACAGATCCCATCGCCAGCTATGAGGCGATGCAGGAAGCGGTCGCATACTGCCGCAGCGGCAAAGGCCCAGCGTTTGTTCACGGCCATGTGATCCGTCCGTACTCGCACGCGCTCTCTGACGACGAGCGCTGGTACCGTCATTCATCGGAACTGGAAGCCGACGCTCTCCGCGATCCCATTCTGAAAACTGAGGCGTTGCTGCTGCGCGAAAACATTCTTACGGAAGAGCAGCTTCAGAAGCTCAAGACAGAAGTGGACGACGAAGTCCGTCAGGCGGCAGACGAAGCACTCGCAGCGGCGCTTCCCACCGTCGCCGGCATCACGAAGCATGTGTATTCGGAAGACCTGGACCCCACGGACAGCATCTTCTCCACCGAACTGAACCCGGTTGACAAGGTCGATCACACTATCGCCGATCTCATTAACTGCACTCTGCGCGACGAGATGGAGCGCGACGATCGGATTGTCATCTTCGGTGAGGATGTGGCAGATGCCACACGAGACGAATATCTCAAATCCGGCGAGATCAAAGGTAAGGGCGGTGTCTTCAAGATCACCGCTGGCCTGCAGACTCAGTTCGGTTCGGATCGCGTTTTCAACTCTCCGCTTGCCGAAGCAAACATTGTAGGGCGCGCTATTGGCATGGCCGCACGTGGTCTAAAGCCGGTCGTCGAAATTCAGTTCTTCGATTACATCTGGCCCGCCGTACACCAGATGCGCAATGAGCTATCGAACTTCCGGTGGCGCTCAAACGGCAACCACTCTGCGCCGTTAGTCATCCGCGTTCCCATTGGGGGCTACCTCACGGGTGGTTCCATTTATCACTCGCAATCAGGCGAGAGCATCTTCACGCACACGCCGGGCATTCGAGTTGTTATGCCATCGTCCGCGCAGGATTTTGCGGGTCTGTTGCGCACCGCTATCCGTTGCGATGACCCGGTTCTGTTTCTGGAGCACAAGCGTCTTTACCGTGAAGCCTATGGCCGCGGCCCGAACCCCGGCCCGGAATACATGATTCCGTTTGGCAAGGCGAAGACCGTGAAACCCGGTTCAGACCTTACTGTCGTCACCTACGGTGCAGTGGTGCCGCGCGCCTTGCAGGCGGCCCAAAAGCTGGAACGCGAGAAGGGAATCTCGGCGGAGATCATCGACCTCCGTTCGCTCTCGCCCTATGACTTTGAAACCATCGCTGAAAGCGTCCGCAAGACCAATCGTGTCATCATCGCGCATGAAGACATGCGTAGCTGGGGTTTCGGTGCGGAACTCGCCGCACGCATCAGTGACGAACTCTTCCACGACCTCGACGCACCGGTGCGTCGCGTAGCGGGCATGGATACTTTCGTGGCCTACCAGCCGATTCTGGAAGATGCAATTCTGCCGCAGCCCGAACACATCTACACCGCAATGGTCGATCTGGCAGCTTTCTAA
- the ppk1 gene encoding polyphosphate kinase 1 — translation MPTSSRKGKSAASSGRETSSSSQPRHFFFNRDESWLRFNSRVLEEAQDTSNPLLERVKFLAITASNLDEFIEVRVAGILQRIEDGYQQPSGDDDDGLTEQERLDQLADHLHRFSREQYSGWTRDMLPSLRKAGIDILSWKQLDNEALRHAAEFYEREVDPLLTPVTIDPTHPFPRVLNKALCIGLLLRRKGSKRDKRPLGGSTLGVVTVPRTLPRLIRLPSADGTYRFLFLHELIEERMQRLFPGYEILARSPFRVTRNSNLYLQEEESRSLLESVRAELHNRRKGDVVRLEISAGADEELIDQLRVNFELDRWQVFRVDDPVNLTRLMELYSAVDRSDLKFPRFAGREFAPPPLADGRPGCLFDTIRNRDILLHHPFDSFRTVEKFIEAGAEDECVISIKQTLYRTSRDSPLFQALLDAAQTTDVTVVVELMARFDEDSNIRWARTLEDAGVQVFHGIVGLKTHAKLALLVRRDPDGVTRRYGHLGTGNYNSITARFYTDVSLLTANEAVTSAVQKVFNYLTADAQNETFRPLLVAPVTLATDILHLIEREAQHARAGRPARIIAKMNALLDGNTVRALYAASQAGVEIDLIVRGMCALRPGVRKLSESIRVRSIVGRFLEHSRIYWFQNGSKVEDGSAADHTEVYCGSADWMPRNLFERCEAIYPVTQPDLKKRLRHEILETYLADNVKSRFLQEDGSYTRPPVGARPVNAQERLMELAALPWPDPMSPTSPTAAKTKPVAEKSPVQAESKSKTKKAVVKKAARPAKKATAARKSSTSKKTSRP, via the coding sequence ATGCCAACATCGTCACGCAAAGGAAAGTCTGCTGCCAGCAGCGGACGCGAAACGTCTTCTTCCAGCCAGCCGCGCCATTTTTTCTTCAATCGCGACGAGTCCTGGTTACGGTTCAACAGCCGCGTTCTGGAAGAGGCGCAGGACACCAGCAATCCCCTGCTGGAGCGTGTGAAGTTTCTCGCGATTACCGCTTCCAATCTGGATGAGTTCATCGAAGTGCGTGTAGCCGGTATTCTGCAGCGTATTGAAGACGGCTATCAGCAGCCGTCCGGTGATGACGATGACGGACTGACAGAGCAGGAACGGCTGGATCAGCTTGCGGATCACCTGCACCGCTTCAGCAGGGAACAATATTCCGGCTGGACACGCGACATGTTGCCCTCATTGCGTAAAGCGGGCATCGACATTCTTTCCTGGAAGCAACTGGACAATGAAGCTCTGCGCCACGCGGCCGAGTTTTACGAACGCGAAGTCGATCCATTGTTGACACCAGTCACCATTGATCCGACGCACCCGTTTCCACGCGTGCTGAACAAGGCGCTCTGCATTGGCCTGCTGCTTCGACGCAAAGGCAGCAAACGCGATAAACGTCCGCTTGGAGGAAGCACCCTGGGCGTGGTAACAGTGCCACGCACACTGCCTCGGCTGATCCGCCTGCCTTCCGCGGATGGAACGTATCGTTTTCTCTTCCTGCATGAGTTGATTGAGGAGCGCATGCAGCGGCTGTTTCCCGGATACGAAATTCTTGCGCGGTCGCCCTTCCGTGTAACGCGCAACAGCAATCTCTATCTGCAGGAAGAAGAATCACGTTCACTGCTGGAGAGTGTGCGCGCGGAACTTCATAATCGCCGCAAAGGCGATGTGGTGCGACTGGAAATTTCGGCCGGAGCAGATGAGGAGTTGATCGACCAGCTTCGCGTGAACTTCGAGCTGGATCGCTGGCAGGTCTTCCGTGTTGACGATCCGGTCAACCTCACGCGACTGATGGAACTCTACAGCGCCGTCGATCGCTCTGACTTAAAATTTCCTCGCTTTGCCGGACGAGAATTCGCACCGCCGCCTTTAGCGGACGGACGGCCTGGCTGTCTCTTCGACACCATTCGAAATCGTGACATCCTGCTGCACCATCCGTTCGATTCTTTCCGCACCGTGGAGAAATTTATCGAGGCCGGAGCAGAAGACGAATGCGTGATCTCCATCAAGCAGACGCTGTATCGTACATCGCGCGATTCACCACTCTTCCAGGCCTTGCTGGACGCGGCGCAGACCACGGACGTGACGGTGGTGGTGGAGTTGATGGCGCGGTTCGATGAAGACTCTAACATCCGCTGGGCACGCACGCTGGAAGACGCGGGCGTGCAGGTGTTTCACGGCATCGTTGGCCTGAAGACACACGCGAAGCTCGCGCTGCTTGTGCGTCGCGATCCGGATGGCGTTACGCGTCGCTATGGACACCTGGGCACGGGCAATTACAACTCGATTACGGCTCGTTTTTATACCGACGTCAGCCTGCTAACAGCGAATGAAGCAGTCACGTCTGCGGTGCAGAAGGTGTTCAACTACCTGACTGCCGATGCGCAGAATGAGACCTTCCGCCCGCTGCTGGTGGCACCCGTTACGCTTGCCACGGATATTCTGCACCTGATCGAACGAGAGGCACAGCACGCACGCGCAGGGCGTCCTGCGCGCATCATCGCGAAGATGAATGCTCTGCTGGATGGCAACACCGTCCGAGCGTTGTATGCCGCATCACAGGCTGGTGTGGAGATTGACCTCATCGTCCGAGGCATGTGTGCGCTGCGTCCCGGCGTGCGTAAATTGAGCGAAAGTATCCGAGTGCGCTCCATCGTTGGGCGCTTCCTGGAACATAGCCGCATCTACTGGTTTCAGAATGGCAGCAAGGTAGAAGACGGAAGTGCGGCTGATCACACTGAGGTTTACTGCGGCTCTGCAGACTGGATGCCCCGCAACCTGTTTGAGCGATGCGAAGCGATCTATCCTGTCACGCAGCCTGATTTGAAGAAGCGCCTGCGGCATGAGATTCTTGAAACCTATCTCGCGGATAACGTGAAATCGCGTTTTCTGCAGGAGGACGGCAGCTATACACGGCCTCCAGTGGGCGCACGTCCTGTAAATGCGCAGGAACGCTTGATGGAACTGGCGGCTCTGCCTTGGCCTGACCCCATGTCTCCCACATCCCCTACTGCTGCAAAGACTAAGCCGGTGGCAGAGAAGTCTCCTGTGCAAGCCGAGAGTAAATCAAAGACGAAGAAAGCCGTCGTCAAAAAGGCAGCGAGACCTGCAAAGAAGGCAACAGCCGCGCGCAAATCTTCAACGAGCAAAAAAACAAGCCGTCCCTGA